From Candidatus Tisiphia endosymbiont of Melanophora roralis, a single genomic window includes:
- the map gene encoding type I methionyl aminopeptidase produces MTITIHSQENFKKMHIAGKLAAETLDFITDYVKPGVSTIYLNDLCHEFIVSNNAIPAPLNYNGFPKSICTSVNHVVCHGIPNDKLLKNGDIINIDVTVIVDGWYGDTSRMYYVGDVGIKAKRLVQVTYDAMMIGIELVKPGVHLGDIGNAIQTYVEKHNYSVVRNYTGHGIGRIFHTEPTILHYGKAGTGLVLEEGMFFTIEPMVNAGHHSTHLSKLDGWTVTTSDKSLSAQFEHSLGVTKDGFDIFTLSPKHLIHPPYKTDLL; encoded by the coding sequence ATGACCATAACAATTCATTCCCAAGAAAACTTTAAGAAAATGCATATTGCAGGCAAACTTGCTGCAGAAACCCTAGATTTTATTACTGATTACGTAAAACCAGGGGTGAGTACGATCTATTTAAATGATCTTTGCCATGAGTTTATTGTGTCTAATAATGCAATCCCTGCACCTTTGAACTATAATGGGTTTCCAAAATCAATTTGTACTTCTGTTAATCATGTAGTATGCCATGGTATTCCAAATGATAAACTCCTTAAAAATGGCGATATAATAAATATTGACGTTACTGTAATTGTCGATGGATGGTATGGTGATACTAGTAGAATGTATTATGTTGGTGATGTAGGAATTAAAGCAAAACGCTTAGTGCAGGTTACTTATGATGCTATGATGATAGGAATTGAACTAGTAAAACCAGGAGTACATTTAGGAGATATCGGAAATGCTATACAAACTTATGTTGAAAAACATAATTATTCAGTTGTTAGAAATTATACTGGTCACGGGATAGGGCGTATATTTCATACAGAACCAACTATTCTACATTATGGCAAAGCTGGCACTGGCTTGGTCTTGGAGGAAGGTATGTTTTTTACTATTGAACCAATGGTAAATGCTGGACATCACTCCACTCATCTAAGTAAATTAGACGGTTGGACAGTTACAACAAGTGATAAATCATTATCAGCACAATTTGAGCATAGTTTAGGCGTAACCAAAGATGGTTTTGACATTTTTACTTTATCACCAAAACATTTGATACATCCACCTTATAAAACAGACTTATTGTAA